Proteins co-encoded in one Apodemus sylvaticus chromosome 6, mApoSyl1.1, whole genome shotgun sequence genomic window:
- the LOC127687988 gene encoding 60S ribosomal protein L39-like has translation MHYTSDSLNIFSHKTFIIKCLLAKTQKQNCPIPRWIQMETGNKIKSDFKRRYRRKIDLGL, from the coding sequence ATGCATTATACTTCTGACTCTCTCAACATCTTTTCTCACAAGACATTCATAATAAAGTGTCTCCTGgccaaaacacaaaagcaaaattgTCCTATTCCCCGATGGAttcagatggaaactggaaacaaaatCAAGTCTGACTTCAAAAGAAGATACAGGAGAAAAATAGATCTGGGTCTTTAA